One Deltaproteobacteria bacterium genomic window carries:
- a CDS encoding cell division protein FtsX: protein MAETIGFVKQTWTKFFPTIPFNYHFLDEDYDNLYRAEERMGTLLNYFSILAVFIACLGLFGLASFTTEQRTKEIGIRKVLGASTPGIIMLLGKDFAKLVLIANIIAWPIAYYVMTNWLQDFAYRININWLIFLLTGVLSVFIALVTVSFQATKAAMANPVKSLRYE from the coding sequence ATGGCTGAAACCATCGGATTTGTCAAGCAAACCTGGACTAAGTTTTTTCCGACCATTCCCTTTAACTATCACTTCCTTGATGAGGATTATGACAATCTGTACCGGGCCGAAGAACGGATGGGGACGCTCCTTAATTACTTTTCGATACTCGCCGTATTTATCGCCTGTTTGGGACTATTCGGGCTGGCCTCCTTCACCACTGAACAGAGGACCAAGGAAATCGGAATCCGTAAGGTTTTAGGGGCTTCCACACCCGGGATTATCATGCTCCTGGGTAAGGATTTCGCTAAGCTGGTTCTGATTGCCAATATCATCGCATGGCCGATTGCCTATTACGTCATGACAAATTGGCTCCAGGATTTTGCTTACCGGATTAATATCAATTGGCTAATTTTTCTGCTAACCGGCGTCCTATCCGTATTCATTGCCCTAGTTACGGTTAGTTTCCAGGCTACCAAAGCGGCTATGGCCAATCCGGTCAAATCGCTCCGATATGAATAA